The following nucleotide sequence is from Paenibacillus andongensis.
TGGTATTGGAGTTTCATAACCATAACCTTCACTCTGTTACTTTCATATGGTTACTATCTGTGGTTTTTCAAAAAAATAAAGAAAATATATGGACAACCATAAATATAAAAAAATTCCTATTCAACCTCTAACCAATTGTGATAGATTGATTTTATAACCAGTTGGAGGTATATCATTTTGAATCCTGTCACCGAGAATCTTGTTATGAAACATCAAACCTATTTGTCCGATAACCCCAACGAATTAGAGAATTTTAGCTCGATCTATGATCACATGCTATTTTACTTTACCAGAATTCTAGGTATTGATGAGGAGCAAGCTTTGCAGTGTATCCTTGATCTCAAAGCTGATATATCTTGTGATCTTATTCCGTACATAGTTAAAAGCGAAATAATTTGAAAACGGTTTAACCACTGGTTAAATTGGATCCTAGTTACGAGCTATTACCATCCAATCCGACAATCCAACAATCCGTACCCTCTAAGGTTGCGGATTTTTTTGTTTGTTCACATCTCACATTTATGCACAACTTCCAATATAAGTAATTTGATTACGTATGATAATATTCAGAGTTTCAAATCAAAAAAGGAGAATACTAGACATCATGAAAGAACTATCACGCTCTAAAACAATTGGTCTTATTACATTTTTAGTTGTTGTATGGGGGATTTCTTGGCCCATTTACAAAATTGCTTTGGCTTACACACCACCGCTATTGTTCGCAGGGATGCGCACACTTGTAGGTGGTTTTCTATTGGCTAGCCTATATGTCCCTAAGTGGAAACAAATTCGTTGGAGAGAAAATTGGCAGATCTATGTGCTTTCTTCTATCTTCAACTTCATTCTATTTTATGCCTTGCAAACAGTCGGCCTATTGTACATGCCTTCAGGATTATTCTCAGTTATCGTTTATCTTCAGCCTGTGCTTGTAGGAATTTTTGCATGGGTTTGGTTGGGAGAAGCGATGAACGCAATCAAAATAATGGGATTAATTATTGGGTTTCTTGGTGTGGCGGCGGTTAGCGCAGGAGGATTATCAGGCCATATCGCAATCCTAGGTATTATTCTGGCACTCCTAACTTCACTGGCTTGGTCGATAGGTACGGTTTATGTTAAAAAAGTGAGCCCCCGCGTTGATTCCATCTGGCTTGTGGCTTTTCAATGTATAATTGGTGGAATTATCCTAACAGCGTTAGGGTCCAGTAAAGAGAAATGGTCAGACATTACGTGGAACGCTCCCTATCTCTTCGGACTTATTTTCGGGATCATTTTAGGAATAGCAGCTTCTTGGGTTGTCTATTTTATGCTTGTTAATGCCGGGGATGCCAGTAAGGTAGCCTCTTACACATTTCTCGTCCCTCTGATCTCGGTTCTTAGCGGGACATTGTTGAAGTATTGTCATCGCTACAGTTCTTTTTCATCTATTCGGGTATATCGGATTGCTGTCTGGCAATGTCGCTCTGACCTGGATATCCATTATATGTATTGGTATCGCTGTAGGATCAAGCATTAGCTTGGCGCTTGCTTTCTTTGGACTTCGCACGCAAAATGCTAATCAAGCTGCCGAATTGTCTGGGATGGCTCAGTCCATTGGGTTTCTTCTGGCCGCTATTGGACCGATTTTGTTCGGCTACCTGCATGATTTAACAAATGTCTGGTCCATTCCACTGTTGATCATGGTGGCAGCTTTCTTTGCTTTTACTCTTTGTAGGTTTGGGTGCCGGTCGCAATGCTTATCTGAGCTCAAGCGGTCAAAGCAAGGCGCGTAAAAATAGGTCTGTCCGCAATCCATGAATGACTAAGATCATAGCTTAGCGAAATAGTCCACGATAAACTGCTGAAACCGCTCAGCAGCTTGTGAAAGATAACGACTTTTTGACCAAGCCATTCCGATTGTTCGGTGACAGGCAGGATTCGTGATCCGAAGCCGTATAGGTGAAGGAATAGATGCATCCGGTAGGGACAAGGCAGGCACGAAGGCAACGCCCAACCCTTTGCGTACCAAGCTGCCGATAATATTCGGTTCATCCCCTTCGAAAGCAATATTAGGCGTGAAGCCAGCCTCCCGGCAAAATGCATCCGTCAGGTTCCGAAAGCCGTACCCCTCGTTCATACTAATAAATGGCTCATCCTTTACTTCAGAAAGAGAGATCGCATCGCGCCCCGCTAACCGATGTTCAGGCGGGACTAACAGGAAGATTTCCTCCGTCATGAGCGGTTTCCATTCGATGTCGGATCCTTCGATCGGAATTGAAGAAATGCACAAGTCGATTTCCCCGTTTTCCAGCAGGCGCCTCATGGAGGAAGTCGATTCAATAAACTGCCTAAGCCTTACATTTGGATATTGCGTTAGAAAAGCTCCAAGCAGTTCCGGCAATATTCGGGGAATCGTCACGGCCAACGTGACCGTTCCTTCATGCAGCCCTGCTAAATCATGGAGTTCCCTTCTCCCCTCGTTCAATTCCATGAATGCACGTTCGACCCTAGCAAGAAAAGCTTGGCCGAACGGATTCAAGCGGATTTGACGGCCTTTGCGGTCAAATAAAGGCACGCCCAAATCTTTTTCCAGACGAGCAATCGTCTTGCTTAAGGAAGGTTGGGCGATTTGAAGTTCTTCCGCCGCTTTTGTCATGTGCTCTAAGCGGGCAACGGTTTGAAAATAGTGTAGCTGTATAAACTCCAATGCGTATCATTCCCTCACACTAATAGCCTTAAAGCTATTATTTTATAATCAATTATGTATTATACTTTATCATTTGGAGTAGCTACAATAAAGGATGTGAGTTCAATAAAAACCAACTTATAAGGAAGTGAAGATAGGATTATGAAGAGTATTCAACTCATCCTAAGGGATTGGAAAGCTCTGCTTCAGCATAAGCACGGACGAATTGCACTCGGCTTTTTGGTTCTGGTTCCCCTAATCTATGCCGGATTATTTTTAGCTGGGTACTGGAATCCCTATGGCAGACTGACTGAATTACCTGTCGCTATTGTGAATATGGACCAAGGATCTATGCTCGACAACAAGCCCATCCACGCGGGTGACGATTTTGTTGCCGAGCTTCAAAAAAACAAAGAGCTAGACTTTCATTTCGTTACCTCAGTTGAAGC
It contains:
- a CDS encoding DMT family transporter, with amino-acid sequence MKELSRSKTIGLITFLVVVWGISWPIYKIALAYTPPLLFAGMRTLVGGFLLASLYVPKWKQIRWRENWQIYVLSSIFNFILFYALQTVGLLYMPSGLFSVIVYLQPVLVGIFAWVWLGEAMNAIKIMGLIIGFLGVAAVSAGGLSGHIAILGIILALLTSLAWSIGTVYVKKVSPRVDSIWLVAFQCIIGGIILTALGSSKEKWSDITWNAPYLFGLIFGIILGIAASWVVYFMLVNAGDASKVASYTFLVPLISVLSGTLLKYCHRYSSFSSIRVYRIAVWQCRSDLDIHYMYWYRCRIKH
- a CDS encoding LysR family transcriptional regulator codes for the protein MEFIQLHYFQTVARLEHMTKAAEELQIAQPSLSKTIARLEKDLGVPLFDRKGRQIRLNPFGQAFLARVERAFMELNEGRRELHDLAGLHEGTVTLAVTIPRILPELLGAFLTQYPNVRLRQFIESTSSMRRLLENGEIDLCISSIPIEGSDIEWKPLMTEEIFLLVPPEHRLAGRDAISLSEVKDEPFISMNEGYGFRNLTDAFCREAGFTPNIAFEGDEPNIIGSLVRKGLGVAFVPALSLPDASIPSPIRLRITNPACHRTIGMAWSKSRYLSQAAERFQQFIVDYFAKL